The proteins below come from a single Thermopolyspora flexuosa genomic window:
- a CDS encoding molybdopterin-dependent oxidoreductase yields the protein MGDGWRPTACVLCASNCGLEVQVEGRRLARIRGDKRHPGSKGYTCEKPLRLDHYQNGADRLIHPLRRRADGTFERVDWDTAIAEVAERLLAIREAAGGETIFYFGGGGQGNHLGGSYGGALMRALGARYRSNPLAQEKTGLFWVNDRMFGDYATGDFEHCEVALFIGKNPWQSHGIPRARPTLRQISRDPSRCLIVIDPRRTETAEIADIHLAPRPGTDAWLLAALAGTLVQEDLIARDWLAEHAVGLDEVTAVLGKVPIARYAEIAGVPEELVRRTARRIAAAESVAVHEDLGVQMTLHSTVNSYLDTLIYVLTGNFGRVGTNTPPIMLAPLHNPSHWRGKGDRFSPVVGARIISGLVPCNVIADEILTDHPARYRVMIVESSNPAHSLADSPRMREALRALDLLVVIDVAMTETARLADYVLPAPSQFEKWEATFFNLEAPANHFHLRRPVLDPPPGSDLLPEPEIYARLCEAIGAVPDLTPLREAAAQGRAAFAQAFFQAITADQALARIAPVVLYRTLGPTLPHGAAAAASLWALAHRVAAKHPDAVRRAGIPGEGLELGENLFDAILDSPNGVVYAVDAPGDGLRRVGTPDGRIHLAIPELLAEIAALGDGPPADPAYPFVLSAGERRAFTANTIIRDPAWRRRDASGVLRINPKDAADLGIATGDTVRVTTRRGSVHAVAELTDTVRPGHITLPNGLGLHYPDASGDLVLTGAPPNELTRAEDRDPYAGTPWHKHVPARVEAVR from the coding sequence ATGGGCGATGGGTGGCGGCCGACGGCGTGCGTGCTGTGCGCGAGCAACTGCGGCCTCGAGGTGCAGGTGGAGGGCAGGCGGCTCGCCCGGATCCGGGGCGACAAGCGGCATCCGGGCTCGAAGGGCTACACGTGCGAGAAGCCGCTGCGGCTCGACCACTACCAGAACGGCGCGGACCGGCTCATCCACCCGCTGCGGCGACGCGCCGACGGCACCTTCGAGCGCGTCGACTGGGACACCGCGATCGCCGAGGTCGCCGAGCGGCTGCTCGCGATCCGCGAGGCCGCGGGCGGGGAGACGATCTTCTACTTCGGCGGCGGCGGGCAGGGGAACCACCTCGGCGGCTCGTACGGCGGGGCGCTGATGCGGGCGCTCGGCGCGCGGTACCGGTCCAACCCGCTCGCCCAGGAGAAGACCGGCCTGTTCTGGGTGAACGACCGCATGTTCGGCGACTACGCCACCGGCGACTTCGAGCACTGTGAGGTGGCGCTGTTCATCGGCAAGAACCCCTGGCAGTCGCACGGCATCCCGCGCGCCCGGCCCACCCTGCGGCAGATCTCCCGCGACCCGTCCCGCTGCCTCATCGTGATCGACCCGCGCCGTACCGAGACGGCCGAGATCGCCGACATCCACCTGGCGCCCCGCCCCGGCACGGACGCCTGGCTGCTCGCCGCTCTCGCCGGGACCCTCGTCCAGGAGGACCTCATCGCCCGCGACTGGCTCGCCGAGCACGCCGTCGGGCTCGACGAGGTGACCGCCGTGCTCGGCAAGGTGCCGATCGCCCGGTACGCCGAGATCGCCGGCGTGCCCGAGGAGCTGGTGCGCCGTACCGCGCGGCGCATCGCCGCGGCCGAGAGCGTCGCGGTGCACGAGGACCTGGGCGTGCAGATGACCCTGCACTCCACGGTGAACAGCTACCTCGACACCCTCATCTACGTGCTGACCGGCAACTTCGGCCGGGTCGGCACCAACACCCCGCCGATCATGCTCGCGCCGCTGCACAACCCGTCCCACTGGCGGGGCAAGGGGGACCGGTTCAGCCCGGTCGTCGGCGCGCGCATCATCTCCGGCCTCGTGCCGTGCAACGTCATCGCCGACGAGATCCTCACCGACCATCCGGCGCGCTACCGGGTGATGATCGTCGAGTCGTCGAACCCGGCCCACTCGCTCGCCGACTCCCCGCGCATGCGCGAGGCCCTGCGCGCCCTCGACCTGCTCGTGGTCATCGACGTCGCGATGACCGAGACCGCCCGGCTCGCCGACTACGTGCTGCCCGCCCCCAGCCAGTTCGAGAAGTGGGAGGCCACGTTCTTCAACCTGGAGGCCCCGGCGAACCACTTCCACCTGCGCCGCCCGGTGCTCGACCCGCCGCCCGGCTCCGACCTGCTGCCCGAGCCCGAGATCTACGCCCGCCTCTGCGAGGCGATCGGCGCCGTGCCCGACCTGACGCCGCTGCGTGAGGCGGCGGCCCAGGGCCGGGCCGCCTTCGCCCAGGCGTTCTTCCAGGCCATCACCGCCGACCAGGCCCTCGCCCGGATCGCCCCGGTCGTCCTCTACCGCACCCTCGGCCCCACCCTGCCGCACGGCGCCGCCGCCGCGGCCTCGCTCTGGGCCCTCGCCCACAGGGTCGCCGCCAAGCATCCTGATGCGGTACGGCGCGCCGGCATCCCCGGCGAGGGCCTCGAACTGGGCGAGAACCTCTTCGACGCGATCCTGGACAGCCCCAACGGCGTGGTGTACGCGGTCGACGCGCCCGGCGACGGCCTGCGGCGCGTCGGCACCCCCGACGGCCGCATCCACCTCGCCATCCCCGAGCTGCTCGCCGAGATCGCCGCCCTCGGGGACGGCCCGCCCGCCGACCCGGCGTACCCCTTCGTGCTGTCGGCCGGGGAACGTCGCGCCTTCACCGCCAACACGATCATCCGTGACCCCGCCTGGCGCCGCCGCGACGCCTCCGGCGTCCTGCGCATCAACCCCAAGGACGCGGCCGACCTCGGCATCGCCACCGGCGACACCGTCCGCGTCACCACCCGCCGCGGCTCCGTCCACGCCGTCGCCGAGCTCACCGACACCGTCCGGCCGGGCCACATCACCCTCCCGAACGGCCTCGGCCTGCACTACCCGGACGCCTCCGGCGACCTCGTCCTCACCGGCGCCCCGCCGAACGAGCTCACCCGCGCCGAGGACCGCGACCCGTACGCGGGCACCCCGTGGCACAAGCACGTCCCGGCCCGCGTCGAAGCGGTGCGCTGA
- a CDS encoding class I SAM-dependent methyltransferase, with amino-acid sequence MRVGSPLLQRRGGEGLTGGDLAYYRLLGETDRITTGPGRLEPTRTQEILRRHLPRPPANLLDIGGGTGAHAAWLAADGNRGELLDVVPEHVAAARLAEDGLAVTARLGDARELPVADDAFDAALLLGPLYHLTEREDRLTALREARRAVRPGGLAFVAAINRFASLFDGLAQGFLLEPGFREIVETDLRTGWHHNPGNHPSWFTTAYFHHPDELRAECHDAGLDVVELVGVEGMAGRLYPLTERWDDPAARAIESEPSLLGLSPHPLLTARVPA; translated from the coding sequence GTGCGGGTCGGCTCGCCCCTCCTCCAGCGTCGAGGAGGTGAGGGACTTACCGGAGGAGACCTCGCCTACTACCGCCTGCTCGGCGAGACGGACCGCATCACCACCGGCCCCGGCAGGCTGGAGCCGACCCGCACCCAGGAGATCCTGCGCCGCCACCTGCCCCGGCCGCCCGCGAACCTGCTCGACATCGGCGGCGGCACCGGCGCGCACGCCGCCTGGCTCGCCGCCGACGGAAACCGGGGCGAGCTGCTCGACGTCGTACCCGAGCACGTGGCGGCCGCCCGGCTCGCCGAGGACGGGCTCGCCGTCACCGCGCGGCTCGGCGACGCCCGCGAACTCCCGGTCGCCGACGACGCCTTCGACGCGGCACTGCTCCTCGGCCCGCTCTACCACCTCACCGAACGCGAGGACCGCCTCACCGCCCTGCGCGAGGCACGCCGCGCCGTACGGCCCGGCGGCCTCGCCTTCGTCGCGGCGATCAACCGCTTCGCGTCCCTCTTCGACGGCCTCGCCCAGGGCTTCCTCCTCGAGCCCGGCTTCCGCGAGATCGTCGAAACCGACCTGCGCACCGGCTGGCACCACAACCCCGGCAACCACCCGAGCTGGTTCACCACCGCCTACTTCCACCACCCGGACGAACTGCGCGCCGAATGCCACGACGCCGGCCTCGACGTCGTCGAGCTCGTCGGCGTGGAGGGCATGGCCGGCCGGCTGTACCCGCTCACCGAGCGCTGGGACGACCCCGCCGCCCGCGCCATCGAGTCCGAACCGTCCCTGCTCGGCCTCAGCCCTCACCCGCTGCTGACCGCCCGGGTCCCCGCCTGA
- a CDS encoding SLATT domain-containing protein: MTTKEHDERSGRSGTAEAAGRWPDASPVSPPDHAPAAPATGPDGSAAGAAPRPTDDGSQPRTPARWRLWGGKVGGDLKARPFPLLTPEEWRRPREALRRMYLDAERRAIEAYDWYMRDRVRKRAASRALRVAAIVLGAAGGLQPLVNLAGSGPGLGWGYVLLASAGVCLAIDHFLGLSSRWMRDMITAQRIHQRLQRFQLDWAALEAVEAGSGGDEDAQVAHLQEYLDLLRGFSEDISTILIEETSEWINEFQSGLVLLQQTRSGQN; encoded by the coding sequence ATGACGACGAAGGAGCATGACGAGCGGTCCGGCCGGAGCGGTACGGCGGAGGCGGCCGGGCGGTGGCCGGATGCATCGCCCGTCTCGCCGCCGGATCACGCTCCAGCTGCGCCGGCCACCGGGCCGGATGGTTCCGCCGCCGGGGCCGCCCCGCGGCCAACGGACGACGGATCACAGCCGCGGACGCCTGCTCGTTGGCGTCTGTGGGGCGGGAAGGTCGGGGGCGATCTCAAGGCGCGGCCGTTTCCGTTGCTGACGCCTGAGGAGTGGCGGCGGCCGCGTGAGGCGTTGCGGCGGATGTACCTGGACGCGGAGCGGCGGGCGATCGAGGCCTACGACTGGTACATGCGGGACCGGGTGCGGAAGCGGGCGGCCAGCCGGGCGTTGCGGGTGGCGGCGATCGTGCTCGGGGCGGCGGGCGGGTTGCAGCCGTTGGTCAATCTGGCCGGGTCGGGGCCAGGGCTGGGGTGGGGGTACGTGTTGCTCGCCTCGGCCGGGGTGTGCCTGGCGATCGATCATTTCCTTGGGCTGTCCTCGCGGTGGATGCGGGACATGATCACGGCTCAGCGGATCCACCAGCGGCTGCAGCGGTTCCAGCTCGATTGGGCGGCGTTGGAGGCGGTCGAGGCGGGTTCGGGGGGCGACGAGGACGCGCAGGTCGCCCATCTGCAGGAGTATCTCGATCTGTTGCGGGGGTTCAGCGAGGACATCTCCACGATCCTGATCGAGGAGACCTCGGAGTGGATCAACGAGTTCCAGAGCGGGCTGGTGCTGCTTCAGCAGACTCGGTCCGGCCAGAACTAG